GCTGGAAGCCCAACACAGAGGGACCGGTGCAGGGCGACGCCGTGCCCTGACAACTTCAGATCGCGCACCGAGCGAGCAATCCACGTATGAGTTCGTGGACGGGTGGGAACTCAGCAAAAGGCAGAGCCATATATTGGCTGATCGCCCCCCTGAGTATTGAGGAACTCATGACCCACGAACGACCCCAGAATCCGACTCTCACCCGCCGTACCCTCGTACGCGCGGGCGCCTGGTCGGTACCCGTGATTGCGGTCGCCGCATCGACCCCCCTGGCCGCTGCTTCGACCGAGCCCACGGCGGCCACGATGACCATCACCTCTACTGGGTCGACAACGCCTGGAAATGGACGGGGCATCGGCGTCTTCGGAAACCCGAACCAGGTCAGGATGGTGCAGGCACCTTACTCCTTCCCATCGCTGCTCGACGTGACGAATGGCTCGATTCCGCGGACGCTGGTGAGTGCCACGGCGGTGATCAGTGGGCCGATGAGCTTCAACGGACCCAAATACGGGTCACTGGCGGTGGCGGGGGTGGGTGCTGCGGAGAGCACCATCTCCGTGCAGGCGCCGATGACGGCCGGCTTCGGGGGAACGACCTCCATTGCGAACCTTGCGACGCCGATGGCGGTGAATGAGACGCGGCAATTTGGGGTCGCTTTTGCGTGGGCGGGCAGTGCCCCTGCCTCTGGCGCGAGCTACGATACGTCCGTCCATTACACCCTGACCTTCGACGACAACTCGACGGTCAGTCTCTCTGGCGCGGTGAGCTTCATCTTCTAAGTCGGCGGGACTGCTCGAGGTCAGATCTGACCGAGTTGCTCAGCGTCGGAGCTCACACGTCCAGCCGATGCGTTTTGAGCCTCATGGCCATACCGCGTCAGCCGATCTGCTCCCAGCGTCCCTCGGTGAAGACACCGGACTCGAGTTCGGCGATCGCCGACAGCACTTCGTCGCGGGTGAGCACATACTCGGCGGGGTAGTCGACGGCCTGCCCGCCGACGGTCAGATCGACGGTGTCATCGTCATCGTCGGGCTCGGTCGAGGTCAGAGCGTTCGCGATGCGCTGACCGGAATCGCGCGTGGCTGTCACGATGAACTGCTCCGGCCCGCCGCCGATCATGACCTCCCACCCGGAGATCTCGCGGGTGACGAGTGTGTGCGTCTGGCCGTCGAGCTCGTCGATGCCCCAGGAGTCGGTCGCCGTCATGCGCTCAGTCTCGCAGGATCATCCGGATTCGGCCCCAGGGAGTTCGTCATGAAGACGCTGTGCGGGTCGTCGGTGTAGTCCCCGAACGGCGCGCATTCGATGAAACCGGCGCGGGCGTACAGTGCGCGCGCCGCAGAGAAGAACTCCATGCTTCCGGTCTCCAGCGACACCTGAGCGACTCCGCGACGGCGGGCATCGTCGAGCGCGTGTGCGAGCAGGCGTGAGGCGACGCCCTGCCCTCGTCGTGCGGGTGCGGTGCGCATGCTCTTCAGCTCCTCGTGGTCTGCATCGATTCCGGCGAGGGCGACCGTTCCGATGATCTGCTCGCCGTCGCGGGCCACCCACATACGCACATGGGGCTGCTGCAGAGCGCTGAGATCGAATGCATGTCGGCTCTCGGCGGGTGCGGTGGGGGTGAGGTCGTCCAGATGCTCCTGCAGGAATCGCGCGAGGTCCGGGTCGGCGAAGTCGGCGACGGCGATCATGCAGACCACCCTAGGGGGCGGGCACCCGTGCGCGCTGCGCCGCGGCATCCGGATCGGGTTGCGCTGCCACCAGGCGCGCGATGGGTCCGAGCACCGCGCGAACTGTCAGCATCCGCGTGATCGTCTCGCGCATCCAGGCGATCAGTCGCCCGCGTCGGAACATGAGGCGCGCGAGCATGCGGGAGTTGTCTTGCGCAGATTCGACGCGGGGCTTCTGCACGCGCTCCCACTCTTCAAGAACGGGTTGCAGCGTCGAGCGGTCGGTGTCGCGCAGCATCCGCCCCAGAGTCCACGCGGACTCGATTGCCATCCCGGCGCCGATGCCGGCGGTGGGCAGGAATCCTGCGGCCGCGTCGCCGAGCAGCACCGCGCCCGGGGTGACCCAGCGCTCCGCGCGGACGTCGGTCAGCGCCCAGTAGTACGGATCGGGGCTCGCCACGACGCCGTCGAGCACGGCACGCAGGCGCTCGCCCATCTCGGGTGCCGCGGCGCGCACGCGTTCCGCGAACTCGGGCAGACCGACGGCGGTGTCGTGGTTCGAGCCGCCGAGGAAGACGCCGAGGCGGCCTCGCACGGGGTACGCGCCGAGGAAGAAGCCGTCGCCCCAGACCTCTTCGCCCAGATCGGTGACGCCCGCCGGATCGACCCAGGAGACCCAGCCGCCCCAGCCCGTGTCGACGCGCGAGACCTCTCCCGTGTCGAGCAGTTCGCGTGTACGGGAGTTCAGTCCCTCCGCCACGACGACAAGGTCGAAGGATGCCTCCGTCGGGCTCTCGTCGGTCGCGAAGCGCACGTCGGTCGTGTTGCCCATCTGCGCCACGGCCTCGATGGTGGTGCCGAAGGCGACCGGGCATCCGTCGGACGTGAGCACTTCGAGGAGCGCGCCGCGATCGATGCCCCGGTACTCGCCGTGCATCGCCAGCAGGGCGCTGAAGTCGTCGGATCGCATCAGTCGCCCGCGATGCGAGCGCGCCGCGTATGTCGCGATGGGAGTGCTGCGGGCGACGTAGTCGTCGTGGCATCCGATTTCGTCGAAGGCCGCATCGACCATCGGCATGAGGGCGAGCATGTAGCCCGGGTGAGCCATCTGCGGCATCCGTTCGATGAGCACCGGATGCAGTCCCTGTCGGCGCAGCAGAGCCGCGAGGGTGAGCCCGGCGATGCCCGCGCCGGCGATCAGAACGCGGAGGCGATCGTCGTGCTGGGCATCGATCTGGACGGACAAGGGGGTGGCGGTGAGCATGGAATCTCCTTTGGACCGGGTGGTCCAAAATATACGCACATCTGGACTGGGTGGTCCAGTAGGCTGTGGAGGATGACAGAGACACCCGGGCACCGCATTCGCGATCAGCGGCTCGACACCCTCGTGCGTGCGACAGTCGACGAGATCTCGCGCGTCGGCATCGAGGGCGCCTCCCTGAACCGGATCATCGGTGCGGCGGGGATGAGCAAGAGCTCCTTCTACCACTTCGTCGATTCGAAGGCTGCGCTCATCGACCTCGTGACGCAGAGTCTGCTCGACGATGTGGCGCGCCGCTGGACCGCCCCCGCGGCCGAGAGCTTCGCGGGCGACGACTTCTGGGAGCGCGTCGATGTCGTGCTGGCGGAACTTGCAGAGGTGAGCGTGGCGGA
The DNA window shown above is from Microbacterium keratanolyticum and carries:
- a CDS encoding GNAT family N-acetyltransferase, which encodes MIAVADFADPDLARFLQEHLDDLTPTAPAESRHAFDLSALQQPHVRMWVARDGEQIIGTVALAGIDADHEELKSMRTAPARRGQGVASRLLAHALDDARRRGVAQVSLETGSMEFFSAARALYARAGFIECAPFGDYTDDPHSVFMTNSLGPNPDDPARLSA
- a CDS encoding TetR/AcrR family transcriptional regulator, producing MTETPGHRIRDQRLDTLVRATVDEISRVGIEGASLNRIIGAAGMSKSSFYHFVDSKAALIDLVTQSLLDDVARRWTAPAAESFAGDDFWERVDVVLAELAEVSVADAALQRLGDLFAAQPDGAVGVQQQFLASVGRWVHDVLGAGRRAGQVRDDLPLDLQAQIVFAVLRTVDQWVLAHGGHRGADVGIDETEPARLLRRLLRREDRSAV
- a CDS encoding FAD-dependent oxidoreductase; translation: MLTATPLSVQIDAQHDDRLRVLIAGAGIAGLTLAALLRRQGLHPVLIERMPQMAHPGYMLALMPMVDAAFDEIGCHDDYVARSTPIATYAARSHRGRLMRSDDFSALLAMHGEYRGIDRGALLEVLTSDGCPVAFGTTIEAVAQMGNTTDVRFATDESPTEASFDLVVVAEGLNSRTRELLDTGEVSRVDTGWGGWVSWVDPAGVTDLGEEVWGDGFFLGAYPVRGRLGVFLGGSNHDTAVGLPEFAERVRAAAPEMGERLRAVLDGVVASPDPYYWALTDVRAERWVTPGAVLLGDAAAGFLPTAGIGAGMAIESAWTLGRMLRDTDRSTLQPVLEEWERVQKPRVESAQDNSRMLARLMFRRGRLIAWMRETITRMLTVRAVLGPIARLVAAQPDPDAAAQRARVPAP